In Etheostoma spectabile isolate EspeVRDwgs_2016 chromosome 20, UIUC_Espe_1.0, whole genome shotgun sequence, the following are encoded in one genomic region:
- the ankrd63 gene encoding ankyrin repeat domain-containing protein 50: protein MMRPKDLRKGSGTKTFLDAMHDGKVHLARFILDALDGRIINSKTENSRTPLMHAVCLQDSRSRAKFTQLLLEKGADVNCQDEDGRTAMSHACEMGHLDVVKLLVQFNADPDVFDAWGNSALMYAAFSGHSQVLEFLVRAFKRLGLKLDRTNNAGHSAIEVADFFGHNQCVQILNFPCRRGVGTDDPLADSGPIDEGEWRLPNRLPRHVVERFSKQLNNNEDQLPGIFQRQLKIGDMSSLWNSSKCPRSQSQDNNHHHSWALPPQIEKSKIEGDNSVLFTAKQLQNSQLRELRAKTLNSLPEPSQKDVSRDNGLQEKTPVSFPLWGKAKSFNLDLLSSRKQSYQGDVSDISLSASKLKRASLQDERCLIDKMECQGNTRGMTNDADKTVLVPKPLLNGKSQPVLGLEENVKSQRKEANDIAPPSRREQQKRGSFCPTGRHNKLLFAREELESGKIPSRTAGFMGLGNRLLRRFTAPEFMRLVMDSSSGSSNGRGRISRSETFPLSHTHQQVNSQPSVDSISGVKCEFESCSSQSALD, encoded by the coding sequence ATGATGCGGCCAAAAGATTTACGCAAGGGCTCTGGCACCAAGACTTTCCTAGATGCCATGCACGATGGTAAAGTTCACCTTGCACGCTTTATCCTGGACGCCTTAGACGGACGCATCATCAACTCTAAGACCGAAAACAGCCGCACTCCGCTCATGCACGCTGTCTGCCTGCAAGACTCTAGGAGCAGGGCCAAGTTCACccagctgctgctggagaaaGGGGCAGATGTCAACTGTCAGGATGAGGATGGTCGCACTGCCATGAGCCATGCCTGTGAGATGGGTCACCTGGACGTGGTCAAGCTTCTAGTGCAGTTCAATGCTGACCCGGACGTCTTTGACGCCTGGGGTAACAGCGCTCTGATGTATGCTGCCTTTTCTGGGCACAGCCAGGTTCTGGAGTTTCTGGTCCGTGCTTTTAAAAGACTGGGACTGAAGCTGGACAGAACCAATAATGCTGGTCACTCAGCTATCGAGGTGGCCGACTTCTTTGGACACAACCAGTGTGTGCAGATTCTGAACTTTCCTTGCAGGAGGGGTGTGGGCACTGATGATCCCCTTGCTGATTCGGGTCCCATAGATGAAGGAGAGTGGCGGCTGCCCAATAGGCTCCCCAGGCATGTTGTGGAGAGGTTCTCCAAGCAGCTGAATAATAATGAAGACCAACTGCCTGGGATATTTCAGAGACAGCTGAAGATTGGAGACATGAGCAGTCTGTGGAACAGCTCCAAATGTCCCAGGAGCCAGTCTCAAGACAACAACCATCACCACAGCTGGGCTCTGCCTCCTCAGATAGAGAAAAGCAAGATTGAGGGGGATAACAGCGTTCTCTTTACTGCCAAGCAACTACAAAACTCCCAGCTTAGAGAACTGAGAGCTAAAACACTGAACTCTCTGCCTGAGCCAAGCCAGAAAGATGTCAGTCGAGACAATGGACTCCAAGAAAAAACACCAGTAAGTTTTCCTCTCTGGGGAAAAGCAAAGTCATTTAACCTGGACCTTCTGAGCAGCAGAAAGCAGTCCTATCAGGGTGATGTGAGTGACATCAGCCTGTCAGCCAGCAAATTAAAGAGAGCATCGCTACAGGATGAGAGATGCCTGATAGACAAGATGGAATGTCAAGGAAACACTCGGGGCATGACAAACGATGCCGACAAAACTGTTTTGGTGCCAAAACCTCTTTTAAATGGCAAGAGTCAGCCTGTGCTAGGACTTGAGGAGAATGTTAAATCACAGAGAAAAGAGGCTAATGACATAGCTCCACCAAGCAGAAGAGAGCAGCAGAAGAGGGGAAGCTTTTGCCCGACCGGCAGACACAACAAACTGCTGTTTGCCAGAGAGGAGCTGGAGTCTGGGAAGATCCCAAGCCGTACGGCAGGGTTCATGGGCCTGGGGAACAGACTGCTGCGGCGATTCACCGCACCAGAGTTCATGAGGCTGGTGATGGACAGCTCGTCTGGATCTTCAAACGGCCGAGGGCGGATTTCCCGCTCCGAaacctttcctctctctcacacacatcagCAGGTCAACAGCCAGCCGAGCGTTGACAGCATCAGTGGAGTGAAGTGTGAGTTTGAAAGCTGCTCGTCTCAGTCTGCCCTCGATTAG
- the pak6 gene encoding serine/threonine-protein kinase PAK 6 translates to MFRKKKKKRPDISAPKNFEHRVHTSFDSKRGCFVGLPTQWQSLIENLRRPKPVVDPSRITEVELRPKKTIVRGSMIGHGDYIAAMINDMNRLSVTSSNSLRKSSPSARKRAQSLGRLGEVNERDTYQYEDLTQDDEDDEDAGQDQWRDRARNIHSETNTPYLGMKKTITLQPNGILPKAKSTYEVSVSSLEGPLHQVQSQNIPVLSHGAYMSGEVGSPQERLIWKRDFQLPRGMPPNQRPIACFYSPAMALQQPHGEATVATELRPNAPMYMPPQNSPGRPFSSYDLNAESTVRYHSGFLPTGNSSPLVGGIRPQRTVRSSASYTLGLSPNMGLRPNGPDPFLRHSGCPNPAYPRQDSPSQPRPSPTGSLATSPPGTCSPAFRPPQHPSPRPPPDPPKVTHEQFKAALQMVVDKGDPRSYLENFVKIGEGSTGVVCIATEKHSGRQVAVKMMDLRRQQRRELLFNEVVIMRDYQHRNVVEMFKSALVEEELWVIMEYLQGGALTNIVSETRLSEEQIATVCEAVLQALAYLHSQGVIHRDIKSDSILLTLDGRVKLSDFGFCAQISKDIPKRKSLVGTPYWMAPEVISKSPYGTEVDVWSMGIMVVEMVDGEPPYFSETPVAAMKRLRDELAPTVRNVSQISPVLKDFLDRMLTRDPLERASATDLLEHPFLLQSGSPQCLVPLVEQYRKRMSRC, encoded by the exons ATGTTTcgcaagaagaaaaagaagaggccTGATATATCAGCGCCCAAGAACTTTGAGCATCGTGTCCACACCTCATTTGACTCCAAGCGTGGCTGCTTTGTTGGCTTGCCAACCCAATGGCAGAGCCTGATAGAGAACCTGCGCAGGCCTAAACCCGTGGTGGACCCTTCCAGGATCACAGAGGTGGAGCTGAGGCCAAAGAAG ACCATTGTGCGGGGTAGCATGATCGGTCATGGAGACTACATCGCAGCTATGATCAATGACATGAACCGTCTGTCTGTGACCAGTTCTAACTCTTTGAGGAAGAGCAGCCCATCAGCCAGAAAGAGGGCCCAGTCACTGGGAAGACTGGGGGAAGTGAATGAGAGAGATACTTACCAGTACGAGGACCTGACCCAGGATGATGAAGACGATGAGGATGCGGGTCAAGACCAGTGGAGGGACAGGGCCAGAAACATTCACAGTGAGACCAACACCCCCTACTTGGGTATGAAGAAGACTATCACTCTGCAGCCTAATGGAATCTTGCCAAAGGCCAAGTCCACCTATGAAGTCAGCGTTAGCTCCCTGGAGGGACCCTTGCACCAGGTTCAGTCCCAGAATATTCCGGTACTAAGTCACGGGGCTTATATGAGCGGTGAGGTGGGCAGCCCTCAGGAAAGACTGATATGGAAGAGAGATTTTCAGCTGCCCAGGGGAATGCCACCAAATCAGAGACCTATAGCTTGTTTTTACAGCCCAGCTATGGCTTTACAGCAGCCCCATGGTGAAGCGACAGTCGCAACGGAGCTGCGGCCCAACGCACCAATGTACATGCCCCCCCAGAACAGCCCTGGGAGGCCGTTTTCCTCCTATGACCTGAAT GCAGAGTCGACAGTGAGGTACCACTCCGGCTTCCTGCCCACTGGCAACAGCAGTCCTCTTGTGGGCGGAATCAGACCCCAGCGAACTGTACGCTCCTCAGCTAGCTACACACTGGGCCTGTCTCCTAACATGGGGCTGAGGCCCAATGGGCCTGACCCCTTTCTGAGGCACTCTGGATGCCCCAATCCTGCCTACCCCCGGCAAGACAGCCCTTCCCAGCCTCGACCCTCCCCTACAGGCTCACTAGCCACCAGTCCTCCAGGCACCTGCTCCCCTGCTTTCAGGCCCCCACAACATCCTTCACCCAGACCACCACCAGACCCACCCAAGGTGACCCATGAACAGTTTAAGGCGGCCCTGCAGATGGTGGTAGACAAGGGCGATCCGCGGTCTTACCTGGAGAACTTTGTTAAGATTGGGGAGGGCTCGACAGGGGTGGTGTGCATTGCTACCGAGAAGCATAGCGGCAGGCAGGTGGCGGTGAAGATGATGGACTTGCGGCGGCAGCAGAGGAGGGAGTTACTATTTAATGAG GTGGTCATCATGAGGGACTATCAGCACAGAAATGTGGTGGAGATGTTTAAGTCAGCCctggtggaggaggagctgtGGGTTATCATGGAATACCTGCAGGGTGGAGCACTGACCAACATTGTGTCTGAAACCAG GCTGAGCGAAGAGCAGAttgccacagtgtgtgaagcTGTTCTGCAAGCCTTGGCCTATCTCCATTCGCAGGGAGTCATCCACAGAGACATCAAGAGTGACTCTATACTACTCACATTAGACGGAAGG GTAAAGCTTTCAGACTTCGGTTTCTGTGCTCAGATCAGCAAGGACATCCCTAAGAGAAAATCTTTAGTGGGGACACCCTATTGGATGGCTCCTGAGGTCATCTCCAAATCACCATATGGCACTGAG GTGGACGTTTGGTCAATGGGTATCATGGTGGTGGAGATGGTGGATGGAGAGCCCCCGTACTTCAGCGAAACCCCTGTAGCAGCTATGAAGAGACTGAGGGATGAGCTGGCTCCTACTGTGCGAAATGTCAGCCAG ATCTCCCCAGTTCTAAAAGACTTCCTGGACCGTATGCTTACTCGGGACCCCCTAGAGCGGGCCAGCGCCACTGACTTGCTGGAGCACCCCTTCCTGCTGCAGAGCGGCTCACCTCAGTGCCTGGTCCCTCTGGTAGAGCAGTACCGCAAGCGCATGTCTCGTTGTTGA